The Paracoccus aminophilus JCM 7686 genome contains the following window.
AGGCAGCGATATCGTCATCTGCATCGATGCCGATGCCTTCAACTCGTCGGATCTGCCGGGCGTGATCGCGCGTGGTCCGGGCGGGCTGGAATATTATCAGGTGGTCGATCTGATCCAGACCGCCGCCGCGAAGGGCCGCATCAAGGCGATGGATTTCGTCGAATTCATGCCCGAGCGGGATATCGATGGGATGGGCGCGCTGACCTTCGCGCGCACCATCATCACCGCCATGGGGGTGATCGCGCGTCAGGCTGGATGAGCGCTTACCCTCGAACCCGCCGCGTCCCCCGCGGCGGGTTCCCTTTTCTCAGACCGTGCTGAGCAGGATGCTGGTCTCGCTGTTCAGCACGCCTTCGATCAGCCGGACCTCGCGCAGGACACGGTCGAAATCGCGCAGATTTTCGGCGCGGATCTGGGCGATCAGATCCCAGCCGCCATTGGTCGTGTGCAGCGAATGCAGCTCTGGCAGACCGCGTAATTGGCGGATGACCTGCGTGGTCGAGCGGCCCGCAACCTCGACCATCATGATCGCATGGACGGCATCCTCGTCGTAATCCTGCCG
Protein-coding sequences here:
- a CDS encoding Lrp/AsnC family transcriptional regulator, which translates into the protein MSEILDELDHRLIAVLREDGRTPISSLAQILGVSRATVQTRLDRLLDTGVVLGFTIRARQDYDEDAVHAIMMVEVAGRSTTQVIRQLRGLPELHSLHTTNGGWDLIAQIRAENLRDFDRVLREVRLIEGVLNSETSILLSTV